The nucleotide sequence GCTTTTTCATAAGCTTGACTTTTTACCGTACCAATCGTACCGATAATGCCAACTTGTTTATTTTGTGTTTTTTTTACTGCCGCTCTAGTACCGGGAAGGATCACACCGATGACTGGAATAGAAAGAGCAGCTTTGATTTCTTCTAAAGCCACCGCAGTTGCGGTATTGCAGGCGATCACCAGCATCTTGATTCCTTGCTCCACCAGATAATCCGTCATTTCCCAAGTATACTGTATTACCTGTTCCGCGGGTCTAGGGCCATATGGGCAGCGTGCTGTGTCTCCTACAAATAAAATATTTTCATTCGGTAATTGTTTCAGGGCTTCTTTTACTACAGTCAAGCCGCCGACACCTGAATCAATAAATCCGATAGGGCGATTATCTGTCAATCGTATCATCCTTTTTTTCAATAAATTCTATCCTCCCTATTGTGTACTTTTTAGCGTGAATTTTCAAGTGCTCTTACTTGCTTAAAACAATCGAAATCTCTTTTTTTCGAATGGAAAGAGGAAAAGCGGTTGTGACTTTAGTTTGCCACAACCGCTAAAAGAATCATCTATTAATAACTGTACCGTCTCTTTTCCAAGTAACCGGAAAGCAGAGAAAGCGCGTAACATACCACGAAGTACATAAGTGTCATGATGATGAACATCGGAAGCACATAATTGGTGTTCTGTCCATAAATAATACGTGCCTGATGAGAAAGTTCAGGTAAAGAAATGATTACTGCTAATGAAGTATCTTTGATCAGTGAAATCAATTGGCTCACAATTGCCGGGATCATTGATTTAAATGCTTGCGGTAACACGATCGTTCGCATCGTTTCTACATAAGTCAGTCCCGTTGATAATCCTGCTTCCATCTGTCCTTTTGGAACAGCATTGAGTCCAGCTCGGAAAATTTCCGACAACATAGCTGACTCAAAAATCGTTAATGCTGCAACAGCGGACCAGAAGATGTTCATCTGAATGCCGATTTGAGGTAAGGCAAAGTAAGTGAAGAAAATGATCAATAATAATGGAAGATTCCGTATAATATCAATCACTACACCAAGGATTTTGGAAAAGA is from Enterococcus faecium and encodes:
- a CDS encoding amino acid ABC transporter permease — its product is MDFSGAFSWMNIRFLLEGLKVTVEVSLFSIIFSFLIGGLTGVIRFANIPFFSKILGVVIDIIRNLPLLLIIFFTYFALPQIGIQMNIFWSAVAALTIFESAMLSEIFRAGLNAVPKGQMEAGLSTGLTYVETMRTIVLPQAFKSMIPAIVSQLISLIKDTSLAVIISLPELSHQARIIYGQNTNYVLPMFIIMTLMYFVVCYALSLLSGYLEKRRYSY